The following proteins are co-located in the Spirosoma montaniterrae genome:
- a CDS encoding DedA family protein, with the protein MNQIIEFFQYLLNSEEIIRTGGLVLITLIIFVENGIFFGFFLPGDYLLFLSGVFAGTKLLNVPLWLLLTCIFSSAVLGSLLGYGTGHFFGGRLQNRPDSLFFKKKYIDDTRSAFEKYGTSALIVARFLPVVRTFAPLLAGLIHMNFRFFMLYNIIGAVIWVGTLVGGGYFFGERFPWIIDYVHWIIIFFLGITTYTLVRGIMNARRERQAEKEQV; encoded by the coding sequence ATGAACCAAATCATCGAGTTTTTCCAGTATTTACTCAATTCGGAAGAGATTATCCGAACAGGAGGTCTGGTGCTGATTACGCTGATAATTTTCGTTGAAAACGGCATCTTCTTCGGCTTCTTTCTGCCGGGCGATTATTTGCTGTTTTTATCGGGCGTATTTGCCGGAACGAAGTTGCTGAATGTGCCATTGTGGCTGCTGCTTACCTGCATTTTCAGCTCGGCAGTGCTGGGTTCACTGTTGGGGTATGGCACAGGGCACTTTTTCGGTGGTCGGCTGCAAAACCGGCCCGACTCGCTTTTTTTCAAGAAGAAATATATTGACGACACACGCTCGGCTTTCGAGAAATACGGTACGAGCGCGCTGATCGTTGCCCGGTTTCTGCCCGTTGTACGCACGTTTGCTCCGTTGCTGGCCGGTTTAATTCACATGAATTTTCGATTTTTCATGTTGTACAACATTATCGGCGCGGTTATTTGGGTTGGTACGCTGGTGGGTGGAGGCTACTTCTTTGGCGAACGCTTCCCGTGGATTATTGATTACGTTCACTGGATTATCATTTTCTTCCTCGGTATCACTACCTACACGCTGGTACGGGGTATTATGAATGCCCGCCGGGAGCGACAGGCGGAAAAGGAGCAGGTTTAA
- a CDS encoding glycosyl hydrolase family 95 catalytic domain-containing protein, producing MIRQILIASLLLFRIAAFGQNQPANADWQIVAQTINPTNYFGVTVANGMIGLVSSPEPMKVKDVVLNGAFDTYGRGRVSNILKVFNFANMNLSVDGITLDAKSASNYRQTLDMQKASLTTTFDYQDKASVRHTVMALRHLPYSALTMVEITARKDCEISPMSVIETPENLKEVKNFYSEVDRPHVTLRLLTSVAKSPTGRHTVAACTSFIFEEPHGQEPNVIHEEWDYNMHLAKFKKRLKAGQTYRFSIVGSVSSSVHAPDPHNEAERLTLFAALERTDRLLMRHNAEWTKLWQSDIIIDGDPDAQRAVRSGLYHLYSFAREGQAYSLSPMGLSGLGYNGHVFWDTELWMYPPLLMLKPDMARSLLEYRFERMSIARQNAFSHGYAGVMFPWESDADGQEATPVWALTGPFQQHITACVGWAFWQYYLVTKDKEWLRTRGYPMLQEVAAFWVSRVERDGPGNYHIRNVIGANEWQENIDDNAFTNGMVKTVLQYAGQAAQEVGQTPNPDWKLVADNLPILKFPDGTTRENRTYNGEIIKQADVNLLAYPLSVITDDATIRKDLTYYAPRYAPDGPAMGWSVLSTLYARLGDTDKAYEWFVKSYKPNEVPPFGVLAETAGGTNPYFATGAGGMLQAVMNGFGGLQVSNDGITQLKAKLPKKWKSLTIKGVGPQMKTIKIQ from the coding sequence ATGATAAGACAAATTCTAATAGCTTCGCTTTTACTTTTTAGAATCGCGGCATTCGGACAAAACCAGCCTGCCAACGCCGACTGGCAGATTGTAGCGCAAACTATTAACCCCACGAACTACTTTGGCGTCACAGTTGCCAATGGTATGATCGGTCTGGTATCGTCGCCCGAACCGATGAAGGTGAAGGACGTTGTACTCAACGGCGCGTTTGACACCTACGGACGCGGGCGCGTTTCCAACATATTGAAAGTTTTCAACTTCGCCAATATGAATCTGAGCGTCGATGGTATAACGCTCGACGCGAAAAGCGCATCAAATTACCGTCAGACGCTCGACATGCAAAAGGCGTCATTGACCACCACGTTCGATTATCAGGATAAAGCCAGTGTTCGGCACACGGTAATGGCCCTGCGGCATCTGCCGTATTCAGCGTTGACGATGGTAGAAATTACGGCCCGGAAAGACTGCGAAATTAGTCCGATGAGCGTAATCGAAACACCGGAGAATCTCAAGGAAGTTAAGAATTTTTATTCTGAAGTCGACCGCCCGCACGTTACGCTCCGGCTGTTGACGTCGGTTGCCAAAAGCCCCACAGGACGGCACACGGTAGCGGCCTGTACCAGTTTTATTTTCGAGGAACCACACGGTCAGGAGCCAAACGTAATTCATGAGGAATGGGATTACAATATGCACCTCGCTAAGTTTAAAAAGCGGCTCAAAGCAGGGCAAACATATAGATTCAGCATAGTTGGTTCGGTATCTTCGAGCGTTCACGCGCCAGACCCGCACAATGAAGCCGAACGTCTTACCTTGTTTGCCGCCCTCGAACGTACTGACCGGCTGCTGATGCGCCACAATGCCGAATGGACCAAACTTTGGCAAAGCGACATCATTATCGACGGCGACCCCGATGCGCAGCGGGCTGTGCGTTCAGGTTTATACCACCTGTATTCGTTCGCCCGCGAGGGTCAGGCATATAGTTTATCGCCGATGGGCCTGTCAGGATTAGGCTACAACGGGCATGTCTTCTGGGATACGGAACTGTGGATGTACCCTCCCCTGCTGATGTTGAAACCCGATATGGCCCGCTCGCTGCTCGAATATCGGTTTGAGCGAATGAGCATAGCCCGGCAAAATGCCTTCAGTCATGGTTATGCGGGCGTAATGTTCCCGTGGGAATCTGATGCCGATGGTCAGGAAGCAACGCCCGTTTGGGCACTGACCGGCCCGTTCCAGCAGCATATTACGGCCTGTGTTGGATGGGCTTTCTGGCAATATTATTTAGTCACGAAAGATAAAGAGTGGCTTCGCACACGCGGGTATCCCATGCTACAGGAAGTGGCGGCATTCTGGGTAAGCCGGGTAGAGCGCGATGGTCCCGGCAATTACCACATTCGCAATGTAATTGGCGCGAATGAATGGCAGGAAAACATTGACGACAACGCATTCACGAATGGCATGGTAAAAACGGTGTTGCAGTATGCTGGTCAGGCCGCTCAGGAAGTGGGTCAAACGCCAAACCCCGACTGGAAATTAGTGGCTGATAACCTGCCGATTTTAAAATTTCCGGATGGCACCACGCGCGAAAACCGAACTTACAACGGTGAGATCATCAAACAGGCCGACGTAAACTTACTGGCTTATCCGCTTTCGGTTATTACGGACGATGCTACCATCCGCAAAGATTTAACGTATTACGCACCTCGATACGCCCCTGATGGTCCGGCTATGGGCTGGTCGGTATTATCGACACTATATGCCCGGCTGGGTGATACGGATAAGGCGTATGAATGGTTTGTCAAAAGCTACAAGCCGAATGAGGTGCCGCCTTTCGGCGTGCTGGCTGAAACAGCCGGAGGAACAAATCCGTATTTCGCCACTGGTGCGGGCGGAATGCTACAGGCCGTAATGAACGGATTTGGGGGGCTTCAGGTTTCGAATGACGGGATTACCCAGTTAAAGGCAAAGTTGCCTAAAAAGTGGAAATCGTTGACTATTAAGGGAGTCGGGCCGCAAATGAAGACAATAAAAATACAGTAA
- a CDS encoding succinate dehydrogenase/fumarate reductase iron-sulfur subunit: protein MKVNLKVWRQKNSNTPGKLVEYALDNISPDMSFLEMIDVLNGELIHKGEEPVAFDHDCREGICGMCSMYINGRAHGPQTGATTCQLHMRSFNDGDTIVVEPWRARAFPIIKDLMVDRSAFDRVVQAGGYVSVNTGSAPDANEIPVPRNIADEAMDAAQCIGCGACVAACKNASAMLFVAAKVSHLAVLPQGQAEKQQRVERMVAQMDAEGFGACSFTGACSVECPKSISLDHIARMNREYLGAKLTSANV from the coding sequence ATGAAAGTTAACCTGAAAGTCTGGAGACAGAAGAACAGTAATACGCCGGGTAAGTTAGTCGAATACGCGCTCGACAACATTTCGCCCGACATGTCTTTCCTGGAAATGATCGACGTATTGAACGGCGAATTAATCCACAAAGGCGAAGAACCCGTTGCGTTCGACCATGATTGCCGCGAAGGTATTTGCGGAATGTGTTCGATGTACATCAACGGTCGGGCACATGGCCCACAAACGGGTGCCACGACCTGCCAGTTGCACATGCGCTCGTTTAATGACGGCGATACGATTGTGGTCGAACCCTGGCGTGCGCGGGCCTTTCCAATTATCAAAGACCTGATGGTAGACCGTTCGGCTTTCGACCGGGTGGTGCAGGCAGGTGGCTACGTGTCGGTAAACACCGGTTCGGCTCCCGACGCCAATGAAATTCCGGTGCCGCGTAACATTGCCGACGAAGCGATGGACGCGGCTCAGTGCATTGGTTGCGGTGCCTGCGTAGCGGCCTGTAAAAATGCATCGGCCATGCTGTTTGTAGCGGCCAAAGTATCGCATCTGGCGGTTTTGCCACAAGGTCAGGCCGAGAAGCAGCAACGCGTTGAACGGATGGTAGCGCAGATGGATGCTGAGGGTTTTGGAGCCTGCTCATTTACAGGTGCCTGCTCGGTGGAGTGTCCGAAGTCTATTTCGCTCGATCATATTGCCCGCATGAACCGCGAATATCTTGGTGCCAAACTAACGTCAGCGAACGTATAG
- a CDS encoding fumarate reductase/succinate dehydrogenase flavoprotein subunit: MKLDSKIPEGPLAEKWARHKFGLKLVNPANKRKYDIIVVGTGLAGASAAASLAELGYNVKALCFQDSPRRAHSIAAQGGINAAKNYQNDGDSVFRLFYDTIKGGDYRAREGNVHRLAEVSVNIIDQCVAQGVPFAREYGGLLANRSFGGAQVSRTFYARGQTGQQLLLGAYSALSRQVANGKVKLLTRTEMLDLVVEGGKARGIITRNLITGKIESHSAHAVLLCTGGYGNVFYLSTNAMGSNVTAAWRAHKKGALFGNPCFTQIHPTCIPVKGDYQSKLTLMSESLRNDGRVWVPKRKEDSEKIRKGQMKPTDLKEEDRDYFLERRYPSFGNLVPRDVASRNAKYVCDEGRGVSKTGLAVYLDFADAIKRDGRKTIEAKYGNLFEMYEKIVDDNPYETPMMIYPAVHYTMGGLWVDYNLMTTVPGLYALGEANFSDHGANRLGASALMQGLADGYFVVPYTVGDYLATIGPADKLPADAPAFKEAEQRVTAQIQKLLSINGQKTVDEFHRQLGLIMWDYCGMSRSAEGLTKAKKMIQDLRTEFWTNVRVTGENEELNQSLENAGRVADFIELGELMVDDALNRNESCGGHFREEYQTEDGEALRDDVNYAYVAAWEYTGENQPEVLHKEELVFENVKLTQRSYK; the protein is encoded by the coding sequence ATGAAGCTGGATTCAAAGATTCCCGAAGGGCCATTAGCCGAAAAGTGGGCACGGCATAAGTTCGGCTTGAAGCTGGTAAACCCGGCGAACAAGCGTAAATACGACATCATTGTGGTAGGCACGGGGCTGGCTGGCGCGTCGGCGGCTGCGTCGCTGGCCGAACTGGGCTACAACGTGAAAGCACTCTGCTTTCAGGACAGCCCCCGCCGGGCACACTCGATTGCTGCACAGGGCGGTATCAACGCGGCCAAAAACTACCAGAATGATGGCGACTCAGTGTTTCGGTTATTCTATGACACTATAAAAGGGGGCGACTACCGCGCTCGTGAGGGCAACGTACATCGCTTAGCCGAAGTAAGCGTAAATATCATCGACCAGTGCGTGGCGCAGGGCGTTCCTTTTGCCCGCGAGTATGGTGGTCTGCTGGCGAACCGTTCGTTCGGCGGAGCACAGGTAAGCCGAACCTTCTACGCACGTGGTCAGACCGGACAACAGTTGTTGCTGGGTGCTTACTCGGCACTGAGTCGGCAGGTTGCCAATGGTAAAGTGAAGTTATTGACCCGCACCGAAATGCTCGACCTCGTTGTTGAGGGCGGCAAGGCGCGGGGCATTATTACCCGCAACCTCATCACGGGTAAAATAGAATCGCACTCGGCCCACGCGGTGTTGCTCTGCACGGGCGGCTACGGCAACGTGTTCTACTTATCGACCAACGCGATGGGGTCTAATGTAACGGCTGCGTGGCGGGCACACAAGAAGGGCGCGTTGTTCGGCAATCCCTGCTTTACGCAAATTCACCCAACCTGTATTCCAGTGAAAGGCGATTATCAGTCGAAGCTGACGCTGATGTCAGAGTCGCTGCGGAACGATGGTCGCGTGTGGGTGCCGAAACGGAAGGAAGATTCTGAAAAAATTCGGAAGGGTCAGATGAAACCGACTGACCTGAAAGAAGAAGACCGTGATTATTTCTTAGAACGCCGATACCCGTCTTTTGGCAACCTTGTGCCACGCGACGTTGCCTCACGCAATGCTAAATACGTATGCGACGAAGGTCGGGGCGTGAGCAAAACCGGACTGGCCGTATACCTCGACTTTGCCGATGCCATTAAGCGCGACGGTCGCAAAACCATCGAAGCCAAATACGGCAACCTGTTCGAGATGTACGAGAAAATCGTAGACGATAATCCGTATGAAACGCCGATGATGATATACCCCGCCGTTCACTACACAATGGGCGGTTTGTGGGTCGACTATAACCTGATGACTACCGTTCCGGGTCTATACGCCCTGGGTGAAGCCAACTTCTCCGACCACGGTGCCAACCGGCTGGGTGCATCGGCCCTGATGCAGGGACTGGCCGACGGTTATTTCGTGGTTCCATATACCGTTGGCGACTATTTGGCAACTATTGGTCCGGCAGACAAACTACCCGCCGATGCCCCGGCCTTTAAAGAAGCGGAGCAACGGGTAACGGCTCAGATTCAGAAGTTGCTGTCAATCAATGGTCAGAAGACAGTCGATGAGTTTCATCGGCAACTGGGCCTGATTATGTGGGATTACTGTGGTATGTCGCGCAGTGCGGAGGGTCTGACGAAAGCCAAAAAAATGATTCAGGACCTTCGGACCGAGTTCTGGACGAACGTGCGCGTGACGGGCGAGAACGAGGAGTTAAACCAATCGCTCGAAAACGCAGGTCGTGTGGCCGATTTCATCGAACTGGGCGAACTGATGGTCGACGATGCCCTGAACCGGAACGAATCGTGTGGTGGTCACTTCCGCGAAGAGTATCAAACCGAAGATGGCGAAGCACTCCGCGACGATGTCAACTACGCTTACGTAGCAGCCTGGGAATACACCGGAGAAAATCAGCCTGAGGTATTGCACAAAGAAGAATTGGTGTTCGAGAACGTAAAACTCACCCAGCGAAGCTATAAATAG
- a CDS encoding formylglycine-generating enzyme family protein, whose translation MRLKHFLLAVATTTATGVGTLAQTPTEFKSYTQVISGSNQTYPMVAIPGGAFKMGSPATEKGRKPDEGPQHNLTVEPFWMGQYEVVWDIYDLFTTKNIEKEMATRYPDGADLSKTDATTRPSPSYVDMSFGMGRAGYPAINMTQYAAIKFCAWLYDKTGIFYRLPTEAEWEYACRAGTQTAYSFGNDPKLLGQYAVFSGNSDGAYKKIGTKKPNPFGLNDMHGNVMEWTQDQYIEDYYKQKAAGKVKEPYAPTTTLYPNAVRGGSWDDGPEVLRSAARTPSAPAWKVLDPQSPKSDWWLTSASFVGFRIVRPLKTPSQEEIKAYYGMKAIKDY comes from the coding sequence ATGCGCTTGAAACATTTCTTATTAGCTGTGGCTACGACAACCGCAACGGGCGTTGGTACGCTGGCTCAGACACCTACCGAATTTAAATCTTATACGCAGGTTATTTCCGGATCGAACCAGACTTACCCGATGGTTGCCATTCCGGGCGGGGCATTCAAAATGGGAAGCCCAGCCACCGAAAAAGGCCGTAAGCCCGATGAAGGCCCGCAACATAACCTAACCGTTGAGCCGTTCTGGATGGGGCAGTATGAAGTTGTATGGGATATTTACGACCTTTTTACGACCAAAAACATTGAAAAAGAAATGGCCACCCGCTACCCCGACGGAGCCGACCTGAGCAAAACCGACGCTACCACGCGGCCCAGCCCGTCGTATGTCGATATGTCGTTCGGCATGGGACGGGCTGGCTATCCGGCCATTAACATGACGCAGTACGCAGCTATTAAATTCTGCGCGTGGCTGTACGACAAAACCGGCATTTTTTACCGTCTGCCTACTGAAGCAGAATGGGAATATGCCTGCCGCGCCGGAACGCAAACGGCGTATTCGTTCGGCAACGACCCGAAGTTATTGGGTCAATACGCGGTTTTTAGTGGCAATAGCGATGGTGCTTACAAGAAAATCGGCACAAAAAAGCCAAACCCCTTCGGGTTGAACGACATGCACGGCAACGTGATGGAGTGGACGCAGGATCAGTACATCGAAGATTATTATAAACAGAAAGCCGCTGGAAAGGTAAAAGAACCTTATGCACCCACAACTACGCTCTACCCCAATGCCGTTCGGGGCGGCTCGTGGGACGACGGCCCGGAGGTGTTACGTTCTGCGGCCCGCACCCCCTCGGCCCCGGCCTGGAAAGTGCTGGACCCACAAAGCCCCAAATCAGACTGGTGGCTCACCTCGGCCTCATTCGTTGGCTTCCGCATCGTGCGGCCCCTGAAAACGCCCAGCCAGGAAGAGATCAAAGCGTATTACGGCATGAAGGCGATAAAGGACTATTGA
- a CDS encoding ABC-F family ATP-binding cassette domain-containing protein — protein MNYLSAENITKSYGDRMLFRDLTFGLNRGDKVAIVGANGSGKTTLLSVLAGAIPPDAGVVSQRKDITVGYLDQQPDLNNALTVMEVVLAGDSAQLDALRAYEHALATGNQAALERAMADMEKLEAWDYESQIRQMLGELGIQDVTQPVSMLSGGQRKRVALARVLIQNPDLIILDEPTNHLDLEAIEYLENYLNTNNGTLLMVSHDRYFLDRVCNQIAELDGGQLYNYRGNYAYFLEKKAERKAQDAAELEKNLNTYRTELDWMRRQPKARGTKAKYREDAFEDLEGKVKGRKRDGELDLNLRTTRLGSKILELENVSKRFGEKVLLDHFNYTFKRFDRVGLIGKNGMGKTTLMNMITGLLRPDSGKITTGGTVKFGYYTQNELDLPDNQRVIDVVQDVAEVMKLDTGDTVTATQLLHRFLFDRAKQYDYVAKLSGGEKRRLQLLLVLVQNPNFLILDEPTNDLDITTLNVLEEFLLSFSGCVLIVTHDRYFMDRLVDHVFVLEGEGRVRDYPGNYTDYREWRDAQPKTSAASQNGKTELSAQKNQTPALVVSQPTTNGAKKKLSFKEIREYETLEKEIESLEQRKAEVVGLLNSGGHHEQLTAWAKEIDQIETDIAQKSDRWLELAEYM, from the coding sequence ATGAATTATCTTTCAGCCGAAAATATTACTAAGTCTTACGGTGACCGTATGCTGTTTCGTGACCTGACGTTCGGGCTTAACCGGGGCGACAAGGTTGCCATTGTAGGAGCCAATGGGTCGGGTAAGACCACGTTGCTGAGCGTTTTGGCCGGGGCTATACCGCCCGACGCAGGCGTTGTCAGTCAGCGCAAAGACATCACGGTGGGCTACCTCGATCAACAGCCTGATCTAAACAACGCCCTGACCGTGATGGAGGTGGTGCTGGCGGGCGATAGTGCTCAACTCGACGCACTACGGGCCTACGAACACGCGCTGGCAACGGGCAATCAGGCCGCGCTCGAACGGGCGATGGCCGATATGGAAAAGCTCGAAGCATGGGATTATGAGTCGCAGATTCGGCAAATGCTGGGCGAACTGGGTATTCAGGACGTAACGCAGCCAGTCAGTATGCTATCGGGTGGGCAGCGCAAGCGGGTGGCTCTGGCACGGGTGCTGATTCAAAACCCCGACCTGATTATTCTCGATGAACCAACCAACCACCTCGATCTGGAGGCTATAGAATACCTCGAAAACTACCTCAATACCAACAATGGTACGCTGCTGATGGTCTCGCACGACCGCTATTTCCTGGATCGGGTCTGCAATCAGATTGCCGAACTCGATGGCGGGCAGTTGTACAACTATCGGGGTAACTACGCCTATTTTCTCGAAAAGAAAGCCGAACGCAAAGCACAGGATGCGGCTGAGCTGGAAAAAAACCTGAACACCTACCGAACCGAACTCGACTGGATGCGTCGGCAACCGAAAGCGCGGGGCACCAAAGCTAAATACCGCGAAGATGCGTTCGAGGATTTGGAAGGTAAGGTAAAAGGCCGCAAACGTGATGGAGAACTCGACCTGAACCTGCGTACCACCCGGCTCGGCAGCAAGATTCTCGAACTCGAAAACGTCAGTAAACGCTTCGGCGAGAAGGTGCTTCTCGATCACTTTAACTACACTTTCAAACGTTTCGACCGCGTTGGCCTGATTGGCAAGAACGGCATGGGTAAAACCACACTCATGAACATGATTACGGGACTGTTACGGCCCGACTCTGGCAAAATCACCACCGGCGGCACGGTGAAGTTTGGTTATTACACACAAAATGAACTGGACTTGCCCGATAATCAGCGGGTTATCGACGTGGTACAGGATGTGGCCGAAGTAATGAAACTCGATACTGGCGATACTGTTACAGCTACCCAACTTCTGCACCGTTTTCTGTTCGACCGGGCGAAGCAGTACGACTACGTTGCCAAACTGAGCGGGGGCGAAAAACGGCGGTTGCAACTGCTGCTGGTGCTGGTGCAAAATCCCAACTTCCTAATCTTAGACGAGCCAACCAACGACCTCGACATCACTACCCTGAACGTACTGGAAGAATTTCTGCTAAGTTTTTCGGGCTGCGTGCTCATCGTTACGCACGACCGCTATTTCATGGATCGGCTCGTTGACCACGTATTTGTGCTGGAAGGCGAAGGCAGGGTCCGCGATTACCCCGGCAACTACACCGATTACCGCGAATGGCGCGATGCACAACCGAAAACAAGCGCGGCTTCACAAAACGGTAAAACTGAGTTGAGTGCGCAGAAGAACCAAACGCCCGCGCTGGTGGTTTCACAGCCGACGACCAACGGTGCGAAAAAGAAATTGTCGTTTAAAGAGATTCGGGAATACGAAACGCTTGAAAAAGAAATCGAATCGCTGGAGCAACGGAAAGCTGAGGTTGTGGGTCTGCTCAATAGCGGTGGACATCACGAACAGTTGACTGCCTGGGCAAAAGAAATAGACCAAATCGAAACCGATATTGCCCAAAAATCAGACCGTTGGTTAGAGTTGGCGGAGTATATGTAA
- a CDS encoding TetR/AcrR family transcriptional regulator encodes MNAVIMEKDEKVRRNRAKTTQRIVEALEEVIAERGLEGVGVNRVAEKANVSKVLIYRYFGGMEGLLEYYVKMGKLFPVFSPAVLDQIRPLHDSDVARIWYRQVIQTYRYFRTFKAAREVLKASVIENDSIAETTARAQDEELTRLVSQLSFVKGADTQAISAVILGAMTYLTIMAQNDRTMISIDLRSEEGWKRIENAVKAIYIALNKMAVQSKEVELELQSANLPIAQW; translated from the coding sequence ATGAATGCAGTAATCATGGAGAAAGATGAAAAGGTGAGACGTAACCGGGCAAAAACTACCCAGCGCATCGTTGAAGCGTTAGAAGAGGTAATTGCCGAGCGGGGTCTCGAAGGCGTTGGCGTGAACCGTGTAGCGGAGAAAGCAAACGTCAGCAAAGTTCTGATCTATCGCTACTTCGGCGGTATGGAGGGCTTACTCGAATATTACGTCAAAATGGGCAAACTGTTTCCGGTATTTTCTCCCGCCGTATTAGATCAGATCCGCCCTTTACATGATTCCGACGTAGCCCGTATCTGGTATCGTCAGGTAATACAGACGTATCGTTATTTCCGGACGTTTAAGGCTGCTCGTGAGGTGCTCAAGGCCAGTGTTATCGAAAATGATTCCATTGCTGAAACCACTGCCAGAGCGCAGGATGAGGAACTGACCCGCCTTGTTAGTCAACTCTCTTTTGTAAAAGGAGCTGATACACAGGCTATTTCGGCAGTAATTCTCGGTGCAATGACCTATTTGACGATAATGGCTCAGAATGACCGGACGATGATTAGCATCGATCTGCGCAGCGAAGAAGGCTGGAAACGAATTGAAAACGCAGTAAAAGCTATTTATATCGCGCTGAACAAAATGGCCGTTCAGTCGAAAGAGGTTGAACTGGAATTGCAATCGGCTAATTTGCCGATAGCGCAATGGTAA
- the fabD gene encoding ACP S-malonyltransferase translates to MKAYVFPGQGSQFRGMGHDLYLQSEAARRLFDQANQILGYNLTQIMFEGTDEDLKQTIYTQPAVFLHGVVLAMTTESFMPDMVAGHSLGELAALTAAGALSFDDGLRLASVRATAMQRACELVPSTMAAVLGLSDDVIETVCAGITEEIVVPANYNCPGQVVISGSVAGVQLAEERLKAAGAKRVVPLAVSGAFHSPFMEPAQTEFAEAVERMSFHTPRCPIYQNVDAKPTTNPAQLKANLIAQLTSPVRWTQSVERMNADGATEFIESGPGKVLQGLVKKISPAAAISAL, encoded by the coding sequence ATGAAAGCATATGTTTTTCCGGGTCAGGGGTCGCAGTTTCGCGGCATGGGCCACGATCTTTATCTCCAATCCGAAGCCGCCCGGCGGTTGTTCGATCAGGCCAATCAGATTCTTGGCTACAACCTTACACAAATTATGTTTGAGGGAACCGACGAAGACCTTAAACAAACAATTTATACGCAACCGGCTGTGTTTCTTCACGGTGTTGTGCTGGCAATGACTACCGAAAGCTTCATGCCTGATATGGTAGCGGGCCATTCGCTCGGCGAGTTAGCTGCTCTGACAGCCGCTGGAGCTTTATCGTTCGACGATGGACTTCGACTGGCGTCGGTGCGGGCTACGGCTATGCAACGCGCCTGCGAACTGGTGCCCTCGACAATGGCCGCCGTTCTGGGCCTCTCCGACGACGTCATAGAAACGGTTTGCGCTGGAATTACTGAAGAAATTGTGGTGCCTGCCAATTATAACTGCCCCGGTCAGGTTGTCATTTCGGGTAGCGTGGCGGGGGTTCAATTGGCAGAAGAGCGGCTGAAGGCTGCCGGAGCCAAGCGCGTTGTGCCGCTGGCCGTGAGTGGGGCATTTCACTCGCCGTTTATGGAACCGGCTCAAACCGAGTTTGCCGAAGCTGTTGAGCGTATGTCGTTCCATACGCCCCGCTGTCCGATTTATCAGAATGTTGACGCGAAACCCACTACCAACCCGGCGCAATTAAAAGCGAATCTGATAGCTCAGCTAACGTCGCCCGTTCGGTGGACGCAGTCGGTCGAACGGATGAACGCTGATGGAGCTACTGAATTTATCGAATCAGGGCCGGGTAAGGTATTGCAGGGATTAGTCAAAAAAATCAGTCCGGCTGCTGCTATCTCGGCCTTATAA
- a CDS encoding succinate dehydrogenase cytochrome b subunit, whose protein sequence is MAWVTQTLSSSLGRKVIMSLTGLFLSTFLIVHMAGNLQLFKADGGRAFNEYTYFMTHNPLILTVSYLLYTSILVHALMALILTRHNQASRPVKYAYSKPEANSPWSSRNMGILGTVILVFIIIHMRTFWYEMHFGSVPMAEYDGKQYKDLYAVVKEAFSEWWYVLLYVVSMVAVGYHLAHGFQSGFQTLGWRHPKYTPLIENVGRIFFAIIIPAAFAAMPIYIFLQVHGII, encoded by the coding sequence ATGGCTTGGGTAACACAAACACTATCCAGCTCGCTTGGCCGAAAGGTCATCATGTCGCTGACAGGGCTGTTTTTAAGTACATTTTTAATCGTCCACATGGCGGGCAACCTCCAGTTGTTTAAAGCCGACGGCGGGCGGGCGTTCAATGAGTATACGTATTTCATGACGCATAATCCACTGATTCTGACGGTGTCGTATCTGCTCTACACGTCGATTCTGGTTCATGCATTGATGGCTCTGATTCTGACGCGCCACAATCAGGCGTCTCGCCCGGTCAAGTACGCTTACTCGAAACCGGAGGCCAACAGCCCCTGGTCGTCGCGCAACATGGGCATTCTGGGCACTGTCATTCTGGTGTTCATTATCATCCACATGCGTACATTCTGGTATGAAATGCACTTTGGCTCAGTGCCGATGGCCGAGTACGATGGTAAGCAGTACAAAGACCTGTATGCTGTTGTGAAGGAAGCGTTTTCGGAATGGTGGTACGTGCTGTTGTATGTAGTCAGCATGGTGGCCGTTGGCTATCACCTTGCGCACGGATTCCAGAGCGGCTTTCAGACGCTGGGCTGGCGGCACCCGAAATACACCCCGCTGATCGAGAATGTGGGCCGAATTTTCTTCGCCATCATTATTCCGGCTGCGTTTGCCGCCATGCCTATCTACATATTCTTGCAAGTTCACGGGATTATATAA